Proteins co-encoded in one Cydia splendana chromosome 11, ilCydSple1.2, whole genome shotgun sequence genomic window:
- the LOC134794716 gene encoding ragulator complex protein LAMTOR1 isoform X2 — MSCDGWLSKWIYCVSFPEENTVNERTHLLEVSEQTQESPAPAPAAPPRKPDEQSALNRILHETATNVIDVGALGPYALEPGAYSERVRAYTARVASAPAVPPPPPRLLKDVPLAERNVLLSKPPLGNDDKELIANAVKKAAAAISELRVEHHEDLVVPFRVP, encoded by the exons ATGAGCTGCGATGGTTGGCTGTCCAAATGGATCTACTGCGTTTCGTTTCCGGAA GAAAACACAGTGAACGAACGGACACACCTGCTCGAAGTGAGTGAACAGACGCAAGAGagtccggcgccggcgccggccgcGCCGCCGCGGAAGCCTGACGAACAGAGCGCTCTCAACAGGATACTACACGAGACTGCCAC TAACGTAATAGACGTCGGTGCGCTCGGTCCGTACGCGCTGGAGCCCGGCGCGTACTCGGAGCGCGTGCGCGCGTATACAGCTCGCGTCGCCTCCGCACCCGCTGTTCCGCCGCCTCCGCCGCGCCTGCTCAAAGACGTGCCCTTAGCGGAGCGGAATGTCTTACTGTCTAAACCACCGTTGGGCAATGACGATAAAGAACTA ATAGCGAACGCCGTGAAGAAGGCAGCGGCTGCGATATCGGAACTGCGAGTGGAACACCACGAGGACCTGGTCGTACCTTTCAGGGTGCCATAG
- the LOC134794716 gene encoding ragulator complex protein LAMTOR1 isoform X1 yields MQSDEEESLLHSCFDSLKNAVMGCCYSLCHKETDPQENTVNERTHLLEVSEQTQESPAPAPAAPPRKPDEQSALNRILHETATNVIDVGALGPYALEPGAYSERVRAYTARVASAPAVPPPPPRLLKDVPLAERNVLLSKPPLGNDDKELIANAVKKAAAAISELRVEHHEDLVVPFRVP; encoded by the exons ATGCAGTCGGACGAAGAGGAATCTCTGCTGCATTCATGCTTCGACTCTCTGAAGAACGCAGTCATGGGTTGTTGTTACAGTTTATGCCACAAAGAGACTGACCCCCAG GAAAACACAGTGAACGAACGGACACACCTGCTCGAAGTGAGTGAACAGACGCAAGAGagtccggcgccggcgccggccgcGCCGCCGCGGAAGCCTGACGAACAGAGCGCTCTCAACAGGATACTACACGAGACTGCCAC TAACGTAATAGACGTCGGTGCGCTCGGTCCGTACGCGCTGGAGCCCGGCGCGTACTCGGAGCGCGTGCGCGCGTATACAGCTCGCGTCGCCTCCGCACCCGCTGTTCCGCCGCCTCCGCCGCGCCTGCTCAAAGACGTGCCCTTAGCGGAGCGGAATGTCTTACTGTCTAAACCACCGTTGGGCAATGACGATAAAGAACTA ATAGCGAACGCCGTGAAGAAGGCAGCGGCTGCGATATCGGAACTGCGAGTGGAACACCACGAGGACCTGGTCGTACCTTTCAGGGTGCCATAG
- the LOC134794691 gene encoding endoplasmic reticulum-Golgi intermediate compartment protein 2, whose translation MLRYRGKKNVIDKVKEFDAFPKVPEEYVDSTPVGGTFSVITFFIILWLIYSEVTYYLDSNLVFKFSPDTEMDEKLRINIDITVAMPCSNIGADILDSTSQSVFGFGELTEEDTWFELTQEQQDAFEAVKYLNSYLREEYHSVWQLLWKKGHGSVRATVPARKTKPNRRPDACRLHGILTLNKVAGNFHITAGKSLHLPRGHIHLNMMFDETPQNFSHRIHRLSFGSPANGIIYPLEGDEKITNNENMLYQYFIEVVPTDVDTAFESIKTYQYSVKELERPISHSKGSHGVPGIFFKYDMAALKINVYQERENFLQFLLRLFSVIGGIYIIVGCFNAVVLKVQNVFIKKAAPSVLNHTQTFEKRPVQLNPLLMQTDLNVPLGIVKQ comes from the coding sequence ATGCTCAGATATAGAGGAAAGAAGAATGTGATAGACAAAGTGAAGGAATTCGATGCATTTCCCAAAGTTCCGGAGGAGTACGTCGACAGTACCCCAGTCGGCGGAACGTTTTCTGTTAtcactttttttattatactgtggttaATTTATAGTGAAGTCACGTACTATTTGGatagtaatttagtttttaaattctCACCCGACACTGAAATGGACGAGAAACTGAGGATAAACATTGACATAACGGTCGCAATGCCGTGTTCAAACATTGGCGCTGATATTTTGGACTCGACGTCGCAAAGCGTGTTCGGTTTCGGTGAATTGACTGAAGAAGACACGTGGTTCGAGCTTACACAGGAGCAACAAGATGCATTTGAAGCAGTTAAATACTTAAATTCATATTTAAGGGAGGAGTACCATTCTGTGTGGCAATTATTGTGGAAAAAAGGCCATGGATCTGTTCGGGCTACTGTACCAGCTAGGAAAACGAAGCCAAATAGAAGACCAGACGCATGCAGACTACACGGTATACTTACTTTGAATAAAGTAGCTGGCAATTTTCACATAACTGCCGGTAAAAGTTTACACTTGCCCCGTGGTCATATTCACTTGAACATGATGTTTGATGAAACACCGCAGAACTTCAGTCACAGAATACACAGACTCAGCTTTGGCAGTCCTGCGAATGGAATAATATACCCGCTGGAAGGTGACGAGAAAATTACTAACAATGAAAACATGTTGTATCAGTACTTTATTGAAGTTGTACCAACAGATGTAGATACAGCATTTGAATCGATCAAGACTTATCAGTACTCAGTCAAAGAGTTGGAAAGACCAATCAGCCATTCAAAAGGCTCCCACGGAGTCCCAGGGATTTTCTTTAAATATGATATGGCGGCATTAAAAATTAATGTTTACCAAGAGAGAGAAAACTTCCTTCAGTTTTTATTAAGACTGTTCTCAGTCATAGGTGGTATTTACATTATTGTAGGTTGCTTTAATGCTGTAGTATTGAAAgtacaaaatgtatttattaagaAAGCAGCACCATCTGTGTTAAATCACACTCAGACATTTGAAAAGAGACCCGTTCAATTAAATCCGTTGCTAATGCAGACGGACCTGAATGTTCCTTTAGGAATAGTGAAGCAATGA